A window of Bacteroidota bacterium genomic DNA:
ACAACAGGCGCCCACGGCTCGCTGGGTTTGGTATAGGAACACTTGAATCACGAAAACGAAGCTCCCCGAAGAATCCTCCGAGACGAGGTGTAATAATTAGTTGGTCATTCTCAACGCGAGCAACCAACAAATGTTTGACCACCAGCGTGATCCACTGTGCCCATGCCCAAACAACAATTCCGGTTGGCGGGAGCGGGGGAGTGGGTCGGTCGCCGTAGAACTCGAACCAGCTCGCACCTGCCCCAGCGCGTTCGATCAACCAGTTGATTGCTCGCTGGGCCTTCATCACATTGCCCGCTTCGAGCGATGCCGCCGCCATGAACATCGTCGCAAAAGGCCAGGGACCCGGCGAGTCCGGCTCCGAGAGCACATTGTAGCGGCCATATCCGCCACCTTCCCACGATTGCGACCAGAGCGCGTCGAGCGCGTCGAGCGTCGTCTTCGCCACGTCCGATTTTGGATCGACCACGCCAAAACAAATCGGGAAACACTCGGAAACATCCGGCTCCCAGATTCTCGCGCCTTTGGAGGCAAGCGGCATCCCGTCTGGCACGAATTGCTTCTGGAATTCCGAATTGATGTTTGCTAATGTGAGCTCCGTTTGGATAGATCCATCGAGCAGCCGACGCTTGATGATGCGGCCAGACTCGATCATTGAGTGTGTCGGATGCTCGAGAAAGCTCTGGCGCATGCGTTTGGCTGTAGCGCTCCACCGGGAGCGATCATCCTCGCGATCCAACTGCTTCGCGATCCAGCTTGCATCACGCAAACCGAGGATGCCGAACGTCTGGTGTGAAACGTCGTAGCCAGGGAGAATGCCCATTGCTTCGCCCCGCTCCCAGATGTCTCTCGAAGCCATGAGCAGTCCGGTCTCTTCGTTCAGATATTCGGGCCGGAGCAAGTAGTCGGCAATGGCTTGGATTCGTGGATAAAATGCTTCAATCAGTTCGCGGTCACCGGTCCACTCAAGATAGGTACGACACGCCTTCAGGATTTCGCCGTTGTTATTCAGCTCGGCGTCCTTACCACCTCGAAACCGGCTGGATTCCACCGCCATACCTTCGGAAATGGTGAGCCGGGTTAGAATATTAGCGAGAACACTCCGTGCGACCTCGAACTGGCCGGAATAGACCGCGGCTTCACATGCGATCGAAGCATCACCCGACCACTCGTATCCATATTGCCAGATGCTAGCATCGAAGCGGCCATCCATCGTGATGGCGGCCCGGAGTCCCTGCGCGGATGCACTAAAGACGCGCTCGATCTCATGGATGAGCGGAGAAGGATTCGCATCGGTCCATCGCGCACAACATTGCTCCCAATATGCGACTTCCTTGCCGAGTAACTCTCGGTTCGGCTTGAGCACCGGGTCATCGCCCAGCGAGTAGTAGATCGTGGCCTGGTACATCCCCTCGGTGCGTTCAAGAGGGAAACGGAGCGTTCGCTCGTGGAATACTCCGGAGGTAAACGAACGAACCAGAAGTGACTCGTATCCACGCGCGCCAAGCATCGTGTCATTGCCAACAAACTCATCGTAGAGGGCGGGATTCGCATAGAGGGCGACCTCGAGTTCGATCGACTCGAATTCACGGTCCGTACCAATCGTGTATTCGCGAATTAGCACGGGATCCTCCACCGAAGTGACGAATCGTTCGATTACGTAGACGTCACCAGCCTGCCACATTGCAGTGACTCCCGGCAGTCGATCTGGATACCAGACGACTTGTAACGTCTCGTCAGGCTGATACCGGACGCCATCAAGGATCAGCGTCGGAGTAGTTTTGCTGAGGCCATACTCAGGGTGATACAGATGCGTGGACCACTTTCTGGCAAATTGATCGGGGTCAGCGATGAGCAAGCCGAGCCGTGTCGCGCCCGGATGGCGACTCCATTGAATCGCGGCCTGAAGTGTACCGGAGCCAAGAAAAAAATAGTCGGTATCCGGGAGTGTCGTCTCGAAATCGGGATGGAGGCTTTGTGCCACAATATTGAATGATGAATGATTAATGTCCTATTCGTCCCACCGGTCCTGTTCGTCCCATTCCACTTCTAAGAACCGATTCGCATGAGGAGAAGATACAATAATATGATCCCTCCGACGCCGAGCCAGCAAAGACCAAATCCGATCATATCTTGTTTCGTGAGTGTCCAGAATTCCCAGTTGGTCCCCGGGAACATCTTGTCTCGGTTGGCGAGCTCGGGATCCTCAATGCGCCTTCGCACTTCGATTGCGTCGAGTTCCGGATCCGCATGCGCCGGAGTGTGTACACGGGCGTAAAACTCCCGGAGGACACGTTCGCTGTTAGGTCGCGTGAACAAACTCACGATGAAGAGGACAAAGAACGGAAAGAAAATGTCGAAGAGGAAGGACATTGCGGATAGTCCTGCTTTGGAGCAAGTCCTCAGATCGACACCTGTAAGACCGATGACCCACAGCTGAAATCGAAACAGACCCTTGCCTTCGCGCACGCTGCTACCCGTCGGAGGCCCGATCGTTTCGAAGTAGATTCCGGTAGGTTCTTCGCGGTCAATACGTGTAATTTCCTCTCCGACCATCATCGCTCTGCCCGCGGCAACATCCTCGGTCTTAGCCCGGACCGCGTGCCGCTCTTCGCGGCCCTGTGTCATCACCGTGAGCGCCGGACTTGTCCGAAGCGATGGGATTGCCGGAATGACATTCGGCACCACGACTGTGACCATGATCGAAAGCAACATCTGAACGATTACGGCCTTCGTTGTTAGTCGTCGCCAGAAATAGACCAGCCAGATTGATGGACCAATGATTGTCCCAATCGATAGCACGTATTTGAAGACCACGAAGATGTCATTGACAACATACGCGAACCCAATGCCGCCCATGAGTACAATGAAGATTACCATTCGACCGACAAAGACCTGCGCGCGTTCGGAGGTTTGCGGACGGGCCGGAAGCAGAATGTTCTTCGTAAATGCCGCCGACCATTCGAGGCTCGATGACGCTTTCGAAGCCATATTGGCCGCAAGCACACTTGCAATCATGATCCCGATGAATCCAGTGCCAAGGAGATCGCCGGTCATCGTACCCCAGACGTAGGTGGCATCGGAGAGCTTGCCCCCATAGAGTCCGAGGGCAATCAGGCCGGTAAAGGCCCAGCCGATCATGACCAGCCGTTTGACAAATGCACCAGTAATCATACCGACGCGAGCGGACCGATCATCCTTCGCCGCGCCGCCAATCGTAAAACTGCGAGGGGCCAGGCCAATGAGATTTACCAGCACCATCGTGGCAACGAACCACCAGGTATATTCGCTGCCGGCTCCAGTCCCAAACAGTCGAAACATGTCGTCCGCGACCCTCGAATGCAGTCCTGCGAATCCACCCAATCGCATGAGCCCGACCGGGATGAGGATTACGGAGAGGAAAAGGATCATGATGCCTTGCAAGACATCGGTATATGCAGCGGCAAAGAGTCCGCCCATGATGACATACGCTGCCGTGACAAGCCCATAAATGATATAAAAGGTCGTAAGGTCGAGATAGGAAATCGTGCCTGTGATCGTGCCAGCCTTTTCCTCTGCGTGTAACAATTCGAGACGAATCTTAACCGAATCCGGTAGTGGAGTACTCTTCGCACGCTCCTCGAGTACTCGCATCTCATTGAATTCCCGGACCTGTCGCTGATCGGCGAGAGTATACTCCGACGCTGGCTTTATCATCACGGCTTGCATAGTCTTGCCGGTGATGAGATAGCCGATCGAGGAGCCATAAATTGCGGCGAGCAACAAGTAGACGGCAAAGAGACCACTCAGGAAACGGGACTCGAACCGGTGCTGATAAATATCGCCGGGAGCCAAATATCGAGCGCGCCGCTGAAGTACGGAAGTGAACCAGTAGAATGGTGTGATAAACAGAACAAGATTCTGAAACCAGACGCCCTGTAATCCCTGCCGATAGATTTCTCTCGTGACCCCAGCGGCCTGATCGGCGGAGACCATGTTGCCGAAATTCAGGAAGCCCATCATGGCACGGCCGAAGCTGCGATCGGCCTGAAAAAAGTCCTTAGTCGTACGAATGCGGCGCTGGGTCCAGCGGCCGATGGCGATTAGCGCACCGAGATACAGCGCGATGATCGACCAGTCGATAATGTGAAGTCCGAGGAGATGCACGGGTGGATAATGAACGGACGCGGGAATATATTCCCGCCGCTTGGCATTGCGATCTATTATATTTGTGTGATTCTCATTGCGCGTTCGATTTCAGGGTGATTTATACCAGGACTTAATCATGTCTCAATCTTCGGAACTTCGTGTCTTCATTTCTTCCACGTTTCAGGATTTGCAGGAAGAGCGCGAGCATTTAGTCAAGAAAGTATTTCCGGAAGTTCGGTCGCGGTGCCGCGAGCGCGGCGTGACATTCACCGAGGTCGACCTTCGGTGGGGTGTGACCGAGGAGGATGTGACTTCCGGGCGAGTGATTCGCACCTGTCTCGAAGAGATCGATCGCACCCGACCATACTTTATCGGTATCACTGGCGATCGGTATGGTTTCGTACCACAGGCCGGTGACATAAAGGCGGACCCGGAACTCCTGGAGCGATTTCCCTGGATCGAGCAGGCCCTCGCCGAGGGTGCAAGCCTGACGGACCTCGAATTCCGCTATG
This region includes:
- a CDS encoding sodium:solute symporter family protein; the protein is MHLLGLHIIDWSIIALYLGALIAIGRWTQRRIRTTKDFFQADRSFGRAMMGFLNFGNMVSADQAAGVTREIYRQGLQGVWFQNLVLFITPFYWFTSVLQRRARYLAPGDIYQHRFESRFLSGLFAVYLLLAAIYGSSIGYLITGKTMQAVMIKPASEYTLADQRQVREFNEMRVLEERAKSTPLPDSVKIRLELLHAEEKAGTITGTISYLDLTTFYIIYGLVTAAYVIMGGLFAAAYTDVLQGIMILFLSVILIPVGLMRLGGFAGLHSRVADDMFRLFGTGAGSEYTWWFVATMVLVNLIGLAPRSFTIGGAAKDDRSARVGMITGAFVKRLVMIGWAFTGLIALGLYGGKLSDATYVWGTMTGDLLGTGFIGIMIASVLAANMASKASSSLEWSAAFTKNILLPARPQTSERAQVFVGRMVIFIVLMGGIGFAYVVNDIFVVFKYVLSIGTIIGPSIWLVYFWRRLTTKAVIVQMLLSIMVTVVVPNVIPAIPSLRTSPALTVMTQGREERHAVRAKTEDVAAGRAMMVGEEITRIDREEPTGIYFETIGPPTGSSVREGKGLFRFQLWVIGLTGVDLRTCSKAGLSAMSFLFDIFFPFFVLFIVSLFTRPNSERVLREFYARVHTPAHADPELDAIEVRRRIEDPELANRDKMFPGTNWEFWTLTKQDMIGFGLCWLGVGGIILLYLLLMRIGS